A single region of the Gracilibacillus caseinilyticus genome encodes:
- a CDS encoding MFS transporter, whose translation MSQQLQRLEPTRNKMAIPPYLVISFLTIFAIGAQYFSNLSYVLNQGVIQNGLHISSDDLLLPSILSNLAFALGVPLGPVLTRQLGLRRNYLLFTLIFLCGSVIDVVSTGIVTLSIGRVVQGFGSGILFLTILPVSLRSFPNKIRNLFLLMIITGLFGASALGALCGSLSLYTDSWRWLFLFNVIASLLCFIIGYFGLPRQEETVQEQTRIDKKAVVLLCATILSFAVPLCRLTNEGFSSLYVWPFLGIGLLLLGLFIYVDQKAEAPLVPFRTLKAAKPVSGTIMAVVSHASLIIAIAGINGFLQHNMDLSYLHFVYFYAWFFVGIIGSAILKTLLYDKLGAGVLGMLGSLVVLYVSFQWMVIETDISLPFLYFQIACLGCGVSMVLVSGALGTALAGDIHQASMRSATLHSIRNFIGATLSPLVGWLLLRQNTIHYQEIKQHVNVEEASSQLEGTVKKSAILGAYHDLFTILFILGFIMFVASVVKMTTGKGRALVQK comes from the coding sequence ATGAGTCAACAGCTTCAAAGATTAGAACCAACGAGAAATAAAATGGCGATACCGCCATATCTAGTGATCTCTTTTCTAACGATTTTCGCGATAGGAGCGCAGTATTTTTCTAATCTTTCTTATGTTTTAAATCAGGGGGTGATTCAAAATGGGCTTCACATAAGTTCAGATGATTTACTTTTGCCATCCATTTTGTCTAATTTGGCTTTTGCCCTAGGTGTGCCGCTTGGCCCCGTTCTTACCAGACAATTAGGGTTGCGTAGAAATTATTTATTGTTTACGTTGATATTCTTGTGTGGATCGGTTATAGATGTCGTGTCTACTGGGATTGTGACATTGAGTATAGGAAGGGTGGTTCAAGGATTTGGATCAGGCATTTTATTTTTAACCATCCTTCCTGTTAGTTTACGATCGTTTCCGAATAAAATCAGAAACTTATTTTTACTTATGATTATCACTGGATTGTTCGGTGCCAGTGCTCTTGGAGCTTTATGTGGCTCGTTATCCTTATACACAGATTCGTGGAGATGGCTGTTTTTATTTAATGTGATCGCATCCTTGCTCTGCTTCATCATCGGTTATTTCGGACTGCCGAGACAGGAAGAAACAGTCCAGGAACAAACCCGTATCGATAAAAAAGCAGTAGTGTTGCTGTGTGCCACCATCCTTTCGTTCGCAGTCCCATTATGTCGTTTGACTAACGAAGGATTTTCATCCCTTTATGTATGGCCGTTTCTAGGAATCGGACTCCTATTATTGGGCTTATTTATTTATGTTGACCAAAAAGCTGAAGCACCATTAGTTCCTTTTCGGACACTAAAGGCGGCAAAGCCTGTGTCCGGGACAATCATGGCTGTCGTTTCACATGCTTCACTGATTATAGCTATTGCTGGCATTAATGGCTTTTTGCAACATAATATGGATCTTTCTTATTTGCATTTCGTTTACTTTTATGCCTGGTTCTTTGTTGGCATTATAGGCAGCGCCATTCTTAAAACGCTGCTCTATGATAAATTAGGAGCAGGGGTGCTTGGTATGCTGGGATCCCTTGTGGTGCTTTATGTGAGTTTCCAATGGATGGTAATTGAGACAGATATATCTTTGCCATTCTTATATTTTCAAATCGCATGCCTTGGTTGTGGAGTAAGTATGGTTCTTGTATCAGGAGCACTGGGTACGGCCTTAGCTGGTGATATCCATCAGGCATCCATGCGGTCCGCTACGTTGCACTCTATCCGCAACTTTATAGGCGCGACTCTGTCTCCGTTAGTTGGCTGGCTATTGCTAAGACAGAATACCATTCACTATCAAGAAATCAAGCAACATGTAAATGTCGAAGAGGCATCAAGTCAGTTAGAAGGGACCGTCAAAAAATCTGCCATACTAGGTGCATATCATGATTTATTTACCATTTTATTCATCCTGGGGTTCATTATGTTTGTCGCGTCCGTTGTAAAAATGACCACAGGAAAAGGGCGTGCACTCGTTCAGAAGTGA
- a CDS encoding MarR family winged helix-turn-helix transcriptional regulator, translated as MKREALQSIEYQVALLVRLTTAHSPKLGVLDRSEYLILYQLQASGPLGINVLAEQLMISISTASRQVRNLETKAYITRQADPKNRRISLLQITEEGSAALSRVQEARAAGYDEILEGWSKEELNQLEMNLSRLNQSFKKWNK; from the coding sequence TTGAAACGGGAAGCACTCCAAAGTATTGAATATCAAGTTGCGTTGTTGGTCCGTTTGACAACGGCTCATAGTCCAAAGTTGGGTGTTTTGGATCGATCAGAATATCTTATATTATATCAATTGCAAGCAAGCGGGCCGTTAGGGATTAATGTTCTGGCTGAGCAATTAATGATCAGCATTTCAACAGCAAGTAGACAAGTCAGAAATCTCGAAACGAAAGCATATATAACTCGGCAAGCGGATCCTAAGAATCGCCGAATTAGCCTACTGCAAATCACAGAAGAAGGAAGCGCGGCCCTGAGTAGAGTTCAAGAGGCACGCGCTGCTGGATATGATGAGATTCTTGAAGGTTGGTCGAAGGAGGAACTTAATCAGTTGGAGATGAATTTGAGCCGTCTGAATCAATCTTTTAAAAAGTGGAATAAGTAA
- a CDS encoding polysaccharide deacetylase family protein: MNATSKRIMIYIGVLLIFTLIILLMTFFQKDPNTPNTEETITQSKYEGVDIVTDVTYDDYRSAIHYPAFEIAELDDEIASYVQETKDNFFADLEDKDPEWLEKRSASFSLSFDIFPIQDNLYSIVFYKDTYLGGANMQQESKVYLVDLENGQFIKQNEIIANTKENKDQLYDQLKQAFIQSEDYQDFFFEEELHKWFYDESTPFSNMYIEEDQLVFIFNEYQVTAGAAGRPVIRIPLNDIKGIISKEWKDKLKIEEEESEEQEKPTEPEDDESEGKGDATESKIPDDAKKVAITFDDGPHPENTLEILDILDQYEMKATFFMLGSRVDFYPDIAREVAKRGHEIGNHTWHHKDLTTVGKAKIKEEVQSTADVIKEATGEAPTAFRPPYGAINDEIRSVVDLDSTLWTIDTEDWKSHDPDAILQMVKDTIEDGSIILMHDIHSTTVDGFKKVAAYLKQEGYYAVTVSQLNE, from the coding sequence ATGAATGCAACATCTAAGAGGATTATGATTTATATTGGTGTACTACTTATCTTTACTCTTATTATCTTACTTATGACCTTTTTTCAAAAAGATCCTAATACGCCAAACACTGAAGAAACCATTACCCAATCGAAGTATGAAGGGGTAGACATCGTCACAGACGTTACTTATGATGATTATAGATCTGCAATACACTATCCTGCATTTGAAATAGCAGAATTAGATGATGAAATTGCATCATATGTACAGGAAACAAAAGATAATTTTTTTGCTGATTTAGAAGATAAAGATCCAGAATGGTTAGAGAAAAGGTCAGCATCATTCTCTCTATCATTTGATATTTTTCCAATACAAGACAATTTGTATTCGATTGTATTTTACAAAGATACTTATTTAGGCGGAGCAAATATGCAACAGGAGTCAAAAGTCTATCTGGTAGATTTAGAGAATGGCCAATTCATTAAACAAAATGAGATTATTGCCAATACAAAAGAAAACAAAGATCAATTGTATGATCAGCTCAAACAAGCTTTTATTCAATCTGAAGACTACCAAGATTTTTTCTTTGAAGAAGAATTACATAAATGGTTTTATGATGAATCCACTCCATTCTCCAATATGTACATCGAAGAAGATCAGCTTGTATTCATCTTTAATGAATATCAGGTTACAGCAGGTGCAGCAGGAAGACCTGTCATCCGCATTCCGTTAAATGATATAAAAGGTATCATTTCGAAAGAATGGAAGGATAAACTCAAAATAGAAGAAGAGGAATCAGAAGAACAAGAGAAACCAACCGAGCCAGAAGATGATGAAAGTGAAGGTAAAGGAGATGCAACAGAGTCAAAGATTCCGGATGATGCTAAGAAAGTAGCAATTACCTTTGACGATGGACCACACCCTGAAAACACGTTAGAAATTCTCGATATTCTCGATCAATATGAGATGAAAGCCACCTTTTTCATGCTCGGAAGTCGCGTTGATTTCTACCCAGATATCGCCAGAGAAGTAGCGAAGAGAGGACATGAAATCGGCAATCACACCTGGCACCACAAAGACTTAACAACGGTAGGCAAAGCCAAAATTAAAGAGGAAGTGCAGTCAACAGCGGATGTGATCAAAGAAGCAACTGGCGAAGCTCCCACCGCATTCCGTCCACCATACGGAGCAATTAATGACGAGATTCGAAGCGTAGTAGACTTAGATTCTACACTTTGGACGATTGATACAGAAGATTGGAAGTCCCACGATCCCGACGCCATTCTGCAAATGGTAAAGGATACTATCGAAGATGGTTCGATTATCCTTATGCACGATATCCATTCAACCACAGTTGATGGATTTAAGAAGGTAGCAGCTTACTTAAAACAAGAAGGCTATTATGCCGTTACCGTGTCTCAATTAAATGAGTAA
- a CDS encoding ABC transporter substrate-binding protein, whose amino-acid sequence MSKIKFSFLLISILTIFTLLAGCGQTQEGNASSVSGELNFYTSQPDADAEKLISAFNEQYTDVNVTVYRSGTEEVISKVQAEKQAGEVQADVLLVADAVTFESLKKQDMLLEYKSSEAEQIPDSFVDSDGMYTGTKVMSTALVVNKEKVSEMPTSWKVLTDEGSSGQVVMPSPLYSGAAAYNLGVLTRHDDFDWEFYENIQANEPMITQGNGDVLKAVANGEKSYGMVVDFIVARAEADGSPVKLVYPDEGVPVITEPIGIMNNTDNQPAAKAFVDFVLSQEGQELAAEIGYTPIREDVSAPEGLKTIEEMNVLDADINELYQNRELDKEQFNQLFGE is encoded by the coding sequence ATGTCAAAAATTAAATTCTCATTTTTACTCATCAGCATTCTTACTATTTTTACTCTATTAGCTGGATGTGGACAAACACAGGAAGGCAATGCAAGCAGTGTTTCCGGTGAGCTAAACTTCTACACCTCTCAACCTGACGCAGATGCGGAGAAATTGATTTCCGCTTTCAATGAGCAATATACGGATGTGAATGTAACGGTATACCGATCTGGCACTGAGGAAGTCATCAGTAAGGTCCAAGCAGAGAAACAGGCAGGAGAAGTCCAGGCAGATGTGTTATTAGTAGCAGATGCTGTCACATTTGAAAGCTTAAAAAAACAAGACATGTTACTGGAATACAAATCCAGCGAGGCAGAGCAAATTCCAGATTCGTTTGTCGACTCTGATGGTATGTACACAGGCACAAAAGTAATGTCCACTGCTTTAGTGGTGAACAAAGAGAAAGTAAGCGAGATGCCGACTTCATGGAAAGTACTTACTGATGAAGGTTCATCAGGTCAAGTGGTAATGCCTAGTCCGCTTTATTCCGGGGCAGCTGCCTACAATTTAGGTGTTCTGACTCGACATGACGATTTCGACTGGGAATTCTATGAAAATATCCAAGCAAACGAACCAATGATCACGCAAGGTAATGGCGACGTGTTGAAGGCAGTAGCAAATGGTGAGAAATCATATGGTATGGTCGTCGACTTCATTGTCGCTCGTGCAGAAGCAGACGGATCACCGGTAAAGCTTGTTTATCCTGATGAAGGTGTACCCGTGATAACAGAACCAATTGGAATCATGAACAATACAGACAATCAGCCTGCCGCCAAGGCATTTGTTGACTTTGTCTTGTCACAAGAAGGGCAAGAATTGGCAGCGGAAATTGGTTATACCCCGATCCGAGAAGATGTCTCAGCACCAGAAGGCCTGAAAACCATTGAGGAAATGAATGTACTGGATGCAGATATCAATGAACTGTATCAAAACCGCGAATTAGACAAGGAACAGTTTAACCAATTATTTGGAGAATAA
- a CDS encoding ABC transporter permease, whose amino-acid sequence MENPNRREVMPTLALRSLFSHKSIIRILAILAICVIFLLPIYRLIMLSFTSDGNLTFANYTTILQDAATWQVMKNTLIVVAGSTVISLIIGVSLAWLVAYTDIRAKRVMQLFIVLPFVIPSYITTLAWTQFLGTDGLYMKLASLLPFSVEPINLYSLAGIIFVLGLSHYPLVYLLTVSVFGKIPRELELASRASGAKRWTTFRKVNVPLAMPGIVSGGFLAFLANLDNFGIPAFLGIPAQINVLSTYIYQQVVGFGPSAFARAATFSVLLGMVALIGTAIQWLFLRKSKRLETTIEDKQPRYFLGKRKWLIELIIWLFFSLTGVVPLISMGMTSLITAYGVDFSLQTISLENYQFILNTSSKAKEALGNSAMLAGVTAVIGIVIGTAIAYLRVRKPNFLSKFTEVSIGLPYALPGTVMALSMIFAWMEPVPGWNPGIYGSIMILFIAYITRFLILQVRGSITAIMQVDLSMEEAAHVSGAKGWSKWRKILLPLLFPGVLTGAFLVFLSALTELTVSSLLWSSNSETIGVVIFGFEQAGYTTYSTAFSSLIVMLIILGFTILYLAQSYWNRKVGKRT is encoded by the coding sequence ATGGAGAACCCTAACCGTAGAGAAGTAATGCCAACTCTGGCATTACGTTCTCTTTTTTCACATAAAAGCATCATCAGGATTTTAGCGATACTTGCGATTTGTGTGATTTTTCTTTTACCAATTTATCGCTTAATCATGCTTAGTTTCACTTCTGATGGTAATCTAACGTTCGCAAATTACACGACCATTTTGCAGGATGCTGCTACATGGCAGGTCATGAAAAATACACTGATTGTGGTTGCGGGATCGACTGTGATTTCCCTTATTATTGGCGTTTCACTGGCATGGTTAGTAGCGTACACCGATATCAGAGCGAAACGAGTGATGCAGCTTTTTATTGTATTACCCTTTGTGATCCCGTCTTATATCACAACCTTAGCCTGGACACAATTTCTAGGAACGGACGGGCTGTACATGAAACTTGCTTCTCTGCTTCCTTTTAGCGTGGAGCCTATAAATTTGTATAGTCTGGCAGGCATCATTTTTGTCCTTGGGCTTTCGCATTATCCACTTGTTTATTTACTTACGGTCAGTGTCTTTGGCAAAATACCGCGGGAGCTTGAATTAGCTTCACGGGCTTCAGGTGCAAAACGATGGACCACATTTCGAAAAGTAAACGTGCCACTGGCCATGCCGGGTATTGTCAGTGGAGGGTTTCTCGCATTTCTGGCAAACCTGGATAACTTCGGGATACCAGCTTTTCTCGGCATACCGGCACAAATTAATGTGTTAAGCACTTATATTTATCAGCAAGTAGTCGGCTTCGGTCCTTCCGCTTTCGCCAGGGCAGCAACCTTTTCGGTTTTACTAGGCATGGTGGCGTTGATCGGGACAGCGATTCAATGGCTGTTTTTACGAAAATCAAAACGGTTAGAAACGACGATTGAAGATAAACAACCACGCTATTTCTTAGGAAAAAGAAAATGGCTGATCGAGCTGATCATCTGGCTATTTTTCTCTCTTACCGGCGTCGTACCGCTAATCTCAATGGGAATGACATCGCTGATCACGGCGTATGGTGTTGATTTTTCATTACAAACCATTAGTCTGGAAAACTATCAATTTATCCTGAATACGAGTTCCAAAGCAAAAGAAGCGCTAGGTAACAGTGCCATGCTTGCCGGTGTCACCGCGGTTATCGGGATCGTAATCGGTACAGCTATTGCCTATCTTCGTGTACGAAAGCCAAATTTTTTAAGTAAGTTTACCGAGGTGTCGATTGGATTGCCATATGCACTGCCGGGAACCGTAATGGCTTTATCAATGATTTTCGCCTGGATGGAGCCTGTTCCTGGATGGAATCCTGGCATTTACGGATCGATCATGATCCTTTTTATTGCTTATATCACGAGATTTCTAATTTTACAAGTAAGAGGAAGCATTACAGCGATTATGCAGGTGGATCTGTCGATGGAAGAGGCGGCACATGTAAGCGGAGCGAAAGGATGGTCGAAATGGCGTAAGATCTTACTGCCACTCCTTTTCCCTGGTGTCTTAACTGGCGCTTTTCTCGTTTTCCTTAGTGCTTTAACCGAGCTCACCGTGTCCTCCTTGCTTTGGTCCTCTAATTCAGAAACAATTGGCGTTGTTATCTTCGGCTTTGAACAGGCAGGTTACACTACCTATTCGACTGCTTTCTCGAGCCTGATTGTGATGCTGATCATCTTAGGTTTTACGATTTTGTATTTGGCACAGTCCTATTGGAACAGAAAGGTAGGGAAACGTACATGA
- a CDS encoding ABC transporter ATP-binding protein, with translation MTTIIEDLLKKFEQTTALQNINISIQDGEFIAILGPSGCGKTTLLRLLAGFDSPSDGSITIGDQQMSNKYVTLPPEKRNIGMVFQSFALWPHLNVRKHIEFPLLHHQYVPTDIRTNTAQRVDEVMDIIELTELANRMPSELSGGQKQRVALGRAIASKPELLLMDEPLSNLDAELRMEMRKEIQELHHLTNATIVYVTHDQAEALAMADRIVVMNKGEIEQIGTPEEIYSRPTTAFVANFVGKANLMEGTWESDQFTPASYPAITWPDLGVSISLKKKGIYPIRPEQLVILKDDQEGIEGQITSVQYQGKEIHYTVRADELDWVVHSGMIKKFQLGERVVLQLKVGVRNKQKDVVYS, from the coding sequence ATGACCACCATCATTGAAGATTTATTGAAAAAATTTGAACAGACAACCGCTTTACAAAACATCAATATCTCGATTCAGGACGGGGAATTCATCGCAATTCTCGGTCCATCCGGTTGCGGCAAAACAACCTTACTGCGCTTACTGGCTGGTTTTGACTCACCATCAGATGGAAGTATAACGATTGGTGATCAGCAAATGAGCAATAAGTATGTCACGCTGCCACCCGAGAAGCGGAACATTGGCATGGTTTTTCAATCCTTTGCGCTATGGCCACACCTGAATGTTCGAAAACATATCGAATTCCCTCTGCTCCACCATCAATATGTACCGACAGATATTCGCACCAATACTGCTCAGCGAGTGGATGAAGTGATGGATATCATTGAATTAACCGAGCTAGCCAACCGGATGCCTAGTGAGTTGTCAGGTGGTCAGAAGCAGCGTGTGGCACTGGGACGAGCGATTGCATCAAAACCAGAGCTTCTATTAATGGATGAACCGCTCAGTAACCTGGATGCAGAGCTGCGAATGGAAATGCGCAAAGAAATTCAAGAACTGCACCATCTCACAAACGCAACGATCGTATATGTCACCCATGATCAGGCAGAAGCGTTAGCTATGGCTGACCGGATTGTTGTGATGAATAAGGGTGAGATCGAACAGATTGGCACACCAGAGGAAATTTACAGTCGTCCGACAACAGCGTTTGTTGCTAATTTTGTAGGAAAAGCGAATTTAATGGAAGGAACATGGGAAAGCGATCAGTTCACACCTGCCTCCTATCCCGCTATCACATGGCCGGACTTAGGTGTTTCAATTTCATTAAAGAAAAAAGGAATTTACCCGATTCGACCTGAACAGCTTGTGATTTTGAAGGATGACCAGGAAGGGATCGAGGGGCAGATTACCAGTGTTCAATATCAGGGAAAAGAGATTCATTATACAGTTCGGGCTGATGAGCTTGATTGGGTTGTGCATAGTGGAATGATAAAGAAGTTTCAGTTGGGGGAACGGGTTGTGTTGCAGTTGAAGGTTGGGGTTAGAAATAAGCAAAAGGATGTTGTGTATTCGTGA